From Plectropomus leopardus isolate mb chromosome 4, YSFRI_Pleo_2.0, whole genome shotgun sequence, the proteins below share one genomic window:
- the LOC121941953 gene encoding high affinity choline transporter 1-like, with translation MALNVPGLVVMAAFYLLILGTGIWASMRSKREEKKCSGDGMEITLLAGRNINLLVGIFTLTATWVGGGFILGIAEATYNPTLGAVWALMPVPYVLTFFLGGFFFAKPMRENKYVTMMDPFQQKYGNIMASALIFPALVADVLWVARTLVSLGGTMSVILDLSYVYSIIISSVVAIIYTLLGGLYSVAYTDVIQLILIFVSLWVCVPFLLTNPHSVDISLTAYNQTFQAPWVGTVELDEAGKWFDDFMLLALGGLAYQAFYQRILSASSYTQAQVTCFASSAFCLVLGIPSILVGAVAASTDWNSTSYGPLTPYERGQAGSILPISLQYLTPTYISVIGIGAVAAAVMSSMDSALLSSASLFSSNIYKNIIRKQASDREMQWVIRISVVVVGLAGTALTFLDSSVLVFWLVGVDMSYTIMFPQLVCVLFFKVSNGYGAIVGFLMGIIMRVLSGEPLIGLPPAIHFPGCRLDAEGKLTQFFPFRTAIMVISLLSILIVSWLTSIIFNKGLLSERWDVFKIKRKEKPTARAMDNKRTNSGNEEASAAKQLLDTTSC, from the exons ATGGCTCTCAATGTTCCAGGGCTGGTGGTGATGGCGGCGTTCTACCTGCTGATCTTGGGCACAGGCATCTGGGCCTCCATGCGCTCcaagagggaggagaagaagtGTTCAGGGGATGGCATGGAGATAACGTTACTGGCCGGACGCAACATCAACTTGCTAGTTGGCATCTTCACCCTTACTg CTACATGGGTGGGAGGAGGCTTCATCCTCGGTATAGCTGAGGCAACTTATAACCCAACACTTGGCGCAGTGTGGGCTCTCATGCCCGTGCCATATGTCCTGACCTTCTTCTTGG GTGGGTTTTTCTTTGCCAAGCCCATGAGAGAGAACAAGTATGTGACAATGATGGACCCATTCCAACAGAAGTATGGGAACATTATGGCCAGTGCGCTGATCTTTCCCGCACTGGTAGCTGATGTCCTGTGGGTTGCACGCACACTCGTTAGCCTGG GTGGAACTATGAGCGTGATCCTGGACTTGTCCTACGTCTACTCCATCATCATCTCCTCAGTGGTGGCCATAATCTACACACTGCTGGGGGGGCTTTACTCTGTGGCCTACACAGACGTCATCCAGCTCATCCTCATCTTTGTCAGTCTG TGGGTGTGTGTTCCTTTCCTGTTGACCAACCCTCACTCTGTGGACATCTCACTGACGGCCTACAACCAGACCTTCCAGGCTCCCTGGGTCGGCACGGTGGAGCTCGATGAGGCTGGCAAGTGGTTTGATGACTTTATGCtgctg gCTCTGGGAGGTTTGGCCTACCAGGCGTTCTACCAAAGAATCCTGTCTGCATCATCTTACACCCAGGCTCAAGTGACCTGCTTCGCCTCTTCAGCCTTCTGCCTGGTGCTCGGTATCCCCTCCATTCTGGTTGGAGCTGTGGCTGCGTCTACAG ACTGGAACTCAACCAGCTATGGCCCGCTCACCCCATATGAGCGTGGCCAGGCGGGCTCCATACTTCCCATCTCACTGCAGTACCTCACACCAACCTACATCTCTGTCATTGGCATCGgagctgtagctgctgctgtcatGTCCTCCATGGACTCAGCTCTTCTGTCCTCCGCCTCATTGTTTTCCTCAAATATCTACAAGAACATAATCAGAAAGCAG GCGTCAGACCGTGAGATGCAGTGGGTGATCCGTATctcggtggtggtggtgggtcTGGCCGGCACTGCCCTCACTTTCTTGGACAGCAGCGTCCTGGTCTTCTGGCTTGTGGGTGTGGACATGTCCTACACCATCATGTTCCCTCAGCTGGTTTGCGTCCTCTTCTTCAAGGTGTCTAACGGGTACGGAGCCATCGTGGGCTTCCTAATGGGAATCATTATGCGAGTCCTGAGCGGCGAGCCTCTCATCGGCCTACCACCCGCCATCCACTTCCCAGGCTGCCGGCTGGACGCCGAAGGAAAGCTCACCCAGTTCTTCCCCTTCCGCACTGCCATTATGGTGATCTCGCTCCTATCCATCCTGATCGTCTCCTGGCTAACATCCATCATTTTCAACAAGGGTCTGCTGTCCGAGAGGTGGGATGTGTTCAAGATCAAGCGTAAGGAGAAACCAACAGCCAGAGCCATGGACAACAAGAGGACCAACTCTGGTAACGAGGAAGCCTCCGCGGCCAAGCAGCTACTGGACACCACTAGCTGCTGA